DNA sequence from the Pseudoglutamicibacter cumminsii genome:
CCATCCTCGGCGTCACGCTCTCCGGCGCCTCCGAACACTCCGCGCTACGCCCCGCTCTCGCCTTCGCGTTCTTCCTCCTCGGCGCCGCCATCGCCGGAGCCTACCTACGCAGAGAACACCGCATCTGGTCTTTCAAAACAACCACGATGCTCGCACTCGTTGGCCTCGGAATGCTCGTTACCGCCGCCTACACCTACACAGCAGGGCTCGGCACAACTGATGCGTTCAAGGGATTCTCCGGGCACGTCATCACCGTGCTGCTCGCGTTCTTCATGGGCGCTCAAGGCGCGGCCGGGCGACGCATCGACATCAACGACATCAACACGATCGTTGTTACAAGCACCATCGTGGGCCTCGGCGCAGACATATTCACTGGCGAAAACCGCCGTCAAGCAACCCGCCGCCGAGCACTCGCAATCTTCGCGCTCCTAGCCGGCGCGTTCACCGGCGGATTCTGCCTCATGGTCGCCCCGTGGCTCGGAATCCTCGTGACAGCGCTCCTCACCATCGGCGTGGCAGTTGCTGGCGACGTTGGCCGGCAACGCTACCGCCGGGCGCAAAGGAGCCCCGACGAACTCTAAGTTCCTCGCGACGACGATTCGCGACTACGAGTTGTACGAGGCCTGCACCATATCAACGTGCTGGAATTGCTTGAGGTCAACGTAGCCGGTCGTAGCCATCGAGGAACGCAACATGCCCGCAAGGTTCGATGTGCCATCCGTGTGGTGCGAGGGACCGTACACAACCTGCTCGAGCGGGCCAACCGTTCCGACAAACACGCGGTCGCCACGCGGCAAACGCTCGTGAGCGGCTTCCATGCCCCAGTGCCAGCCGTGGCCCGGAGCCTCCTCAGCGCGAGCCAAAGCCGTCCCCAGCATCACAGCATCCGCGCCGCAACCCAACGCCTTCACAATGTCACCGGACGTAGAGACGCCGCCGTCAGCAATCACATGCACATAACGGCCACCCGACTCATCCAGGTACGCAGTGCGGGCTGCAGCCACATCGGCAATCGCAGTCGCCATCGGAACGTGAATGCCCATCGCACGGCGGGTTGTGCCGGTTGCGCCGCCACCGAAACCAACCAGAACACCCGCAGCACCGGTGCGCATCAAGTGCAACGCCGGGGTGTAGCCAGCCGCGCCACCCACAATCACAGGAACATCAAGCTCATAGATGAACTGCTTGAGGTTCAACGGCGCACGGCCCTCAGACACGTGCTCAGCAGAAACCGTGGTCCCGCGGATCACAAACAGATCCACGCCAGCCTCAAGCACCGTGCGGTAGTACTCCTGGGTGCGCATCGGGGTCAAAGAACCCGCGACCACCACACCAGCCTCACGAATCTCGGCCAGGCGCTCATGAATCAGCTCAGGGCGGATCGGCGCCGCCAACAGCTCCTGCAAGCGGCGGGTCACCTTCGGGTTCGAGCCACGCTGCTGCGCAGATTCCAGCGAAGCGATCTCCTCAAGCACAGCCTCAGGGTTCTCGTGGCGGGTCCAGATACCTTCCAGGTTCAGGACACCCAAGCCACCCAGCTTGCCCAAGGCGATCGCCGTCTTAGGCGACATCGCCGAATCCATCGGCGCGCCCATGAACGGGACATCAAAGGTGAACGCGTCAATCTGCCACTGAGTCGACACGTCCTCCGGGTCACGTGTACGACGATTCGGCACAATTGCCACATCATCGAGGGAATACGCGCGGCGGGCGCGACGATAACGGCCGATTTCAATCTCGCTAGTCACGCTCCAAGGTTACCAACAGCCCCGCCCGAACGCCTCCGCCGTGACCCGCGGTGTCCCCGACGCCACCCAGCGCCGGCACCCATCGCCGCCGCATCGAAAGCAGTTCTTAAACAACGATGGTGGCCCCGGCTGAGCGACGTCACCTTCAACACAGCGCGTTAGTTGCGGCGGTAGTTAGGCGCCTCGACCGTCATCGCGATGTCGTGTGGGTGCGACTCCTTGAGGCCGGCCGCGGTGATGCGGACGAACTTGCCCTTTTCCTTGAGCTCGGCGATCGTGTGGCCGCCCACGTAGAACATCGTCTGACGCAGGCCACCCACGAGCTGGTGGATTACAGCGCCTAGCGGGCCGCGGTACGGAACCTGGCCTTCGATGCCTTCTGGGATGAGCTTCTCGTCGCTTGGGACGTCGGCCTGGAAGTAGCGGTCCTTGGAGTAGGACGTGTTCTTGCCGCGGGTCTGCATCGCGCCGAGCGAGCCCATGCCGCGGTAGGTCTTGAACTGGCGGCCGTTGACGAACACGAGGTCACCCGGGGATTCCTGGGTACCGGCCAGAAGCGAACCGAGCATAACCGAGTCAGCACCAGCAACCAGCGCCTTGCCGATGTCGCCCGAATACTGGAGGCCACCGTCAGCGATCACTGGGATGCCAGCCTTGCGGGCCGCCTTCGCGGACTCATAGATCGCGGTCACCTGCGGAACACCCACACCAGCGACCACGCGGGTCGTGCAGATCGAACCCGGGCCAACGCCAACCTTGATCGCGTCAGCGCCGGCGTCAATCAGCGCCTTAGCGCCCTCGTACGTCGCGGCCTGGCCACCAATCACATCGACGTGAGCCGCCGCCGGATCCTTCTTGAGGCGAGCGATCATGTCCAGAACGCCCTGCGAGTGGCCGTTCGCGGTATCCACCACGAGCGCGTCCACGCCGGCATCAACCAAAGCCATCGCGCGGTCATAGCCTTCACCGAAGAAGCCGACAGCCGCGCCAACACGCAAGCGGCCCTCGTCGTCCTTGGTCGCGAGAGGGTAGTCCTCGGCCTTCTCGAAGTCCTTGACGGTGATGAGGCCCATGAGCTTGTTGCGGTCATCAACCAGCGGAAGCTTCTCGATGCGGTGCTGAGCCAGCAGCTCGAGGGTCTTTTCGCGCGTCGTGCCTACAGGCGCGGTGATGAGCGGCATCGGGGTCATCTTCTCGGAGACCTTGATGCTTGACCAGTCGGCGCGAGGCACAAAACGGGTGTCGCGGTTGGTGATGATGCCGAGCAGCGTACGCTCCTCGTCAACAACCGGGAGGCCGGACACGCGGTAGCGGGCGCACAGCGCATCGAGGTCTGCGAGCGTCGCATCCGGGCTGACGGTCACCGGGTCGATGATCATCCCGGATTCGGAACGCTTCACGGTGTCGACCTGGCGGGCCTGATCGTCAATCGAAATGTTGCGGTGGATGATGCCCATACCGCCCTGGCGTGCCATTGCGATCGCCATGCGGGCTTCGGTCACGGTGTCCATCGCCGCGGAGATGATTGGCACCTGGATGTCGATGCGGCGGGTCAGTTTTGTGGATGTGTCCGCCTCGGAAGGGATCACATCGGTTGGCCCTGGCAACAACAGGACGTCGTCATAGGTGAGGCCTTCGAAGGCAAATGGGTTGAAGTCATCGCTTGAGCTCACGAGCGCACCTTTCAACGGCAGGTGATGGTTTGTGTCCATCTTAGAGCGTTGCGCGTTGCTACGGGCAACGGCGTGATGTGGGCAACTCAAACGCCGGTTTAAACGGCGGTGACCCGCCCGAGTTCGTCTCGGGCGGGCCACCAGATCTTGGGCCGGGAGGAAGGTTTAGTCTTCGTCTTCCTCGGCTGGCTTGTCCACGACCAAGGTTTCGGTGGTCAGGACGAGCGCTGCGATTGATGCCGCGTTACGCAGTGCGGAGCGGGTCACCTTGACTGGGTCGATCACACCAGCTGCGAGCAGGTCTTCGTAGACGCCGGTCTTGGCGTTGAAGCCGTGGTTCGCTGGAGATTCTGCGACCTTCGATGCGATGACGGAGCCGTCAAAGCCGGCGTTCGCTGCGATCTGCTTGACCGGGGTGGTCAATGCGCGGCGGACGATGTCGACACCGGTAGCGGCGTCGCCTTCGAAAGCCTTGAGGTTCTCGTCTTCATCGAGCACGTGAAGTGCGTCGACGAGCGCGGTACCGCCGCCTGCGACGATGCCTTCCTCGAGCGCAGCGCGGGTCGAAGACACGGCGTCTTCGATGCGTGCCTTGCGTTCCTTGAGCTCTACCTCGGTTGCGGCGCCAACCTTGATGACACCAACACCGCCGGCGAGCTTAGCGAGGCGCTCCTGGAGCTTCTCCTTGTCCCATTCGGAGTCAGAGTTTGCGTACTCTGCCTTGATCTGGGCCACGCGTGCTGCGACTTCTTCGTCGTCGCCTGCGCCATCGACCAGGGTCGTGTTGTCCTTGGTGACAGTGACGCGGCGAACCTTACCGAAGACCTCCGGACCAACCTGGTCCAGGCGCAGGCCGAGGTCCTGGGA
Encoded proteins:
- a CDS encoding DUF1275 family protein — its product is MSISIRRRHVVYMLVLTFSSGIIDAIGFLALGRVFPSNMTGNVAILGVTLSGASEHSALRPALAFAFFLLGAAIAGAYLRREHRIWSFKTTTMLALVGLGMLVTAAYTYTAGLGTTDAFKGFSGHVITVLLAFFMGAQGAAGRRIDINDINTIVVTSTIVGLGADIFTGENRRQATRRRALAIFALLAGAFTGGFCLMVAPWLGILVTALLTIGVAVAGDVGRQRYRRAQRSPDEL
- the guaB gene encoding IMP dehydrogenase, translating into MSSSDDFNPFAFEGLTYDDVLLLPGPTDVIPSEADTSTKLTRRIDIQVPIISAAMDTVTEARMAIAMARQGGMGIIHRNISIDDQARQVDTVKRSESGMIIDPVTVSPDATLADLDALCARYRVSGLPVVDEERTLLGIITNRDTRFVPRADWSSIKVSEKMTPMPLITAPVGTTREKTLELLAQHRIEKLPLVDDRNKLMGLITVKDFEKAEDYPLATKDDEGRLRVGAAVGFFGEGYDRAMALVDAGVDALVVDTANGHSQGVLDMIARLKKDPAAAHVDVIGGQAATYEGAKALIDAGADAIKVGVGPGSICTTRVVAGVGVPQVTAIYESAKAARKAGIPVIADGGLQYSGDIGKALVAGADSVMLGSLLAGTQESPGDLVFVNGRQFKTYRGMGSLGAMQTRGKNTSYSKDRYFQADVPSDEKLIPEGIEGQVPYRGPLGAVIHQLVGGLRQTMFYVGGHTIAELKEKGKFVRITAAGLKESHPHDIAMTVEAPNYRRN
- a CDS encoding GuaB3 family IMP dehydrogenase-related protein, which encodes MTSEIEIGRYRRARRAYSLDDVAIVPNRRTRDPEDVSTQWQIDAFTFDVPFMGAPMDSAMSPKTAIALGKLGGLGVLNLEGIWTRHENPEAVLEEIASLESAQQRGSNPKVTRRLQELLAAPIRPELIHERLAEIREAGVVVAGSLTPMRTQEYYRTVLEAGVDLFVIRGTTVSAEHVSEGRAPLNLKQFIYELDVPVIVGGAAGYTPALHLMRTGAAGVLVGFGGGATGTTRRAMGIHVPMATAIADVAAARTAYLDESGGRYVHVIADGGVSTSGDIVKALGCGADAVMLGTALARAEEAPGHGWHWGMEAAHERLPRGDRVFVGTVGPLEQVVYGPSHHTDGTSNLAGMLRSSMATTGYVDLKQFQHVDMVQASYNS